In one Salipiger abyssi genomic region, the following are encoded:
- a CDS encoding ATP-binding protein, with protein MAPAPLAAPDFDAAEAFVWHVDPDRLQPVGQVNRVPLRLLLGIDRTRDTLLQNTAQFARGMPANNALLWGARGMGKSSLVKAVCAEIRAQGEDLKLVELQREDLGSVARLLTLLRASDKRFVLFCDDLSFSHDDQHYKSLKAVLDGGIEGRPDNVLFYATSNRRHLMPRDMIENERSSAINPSEAVEEKVSLSDRFGLWLGFHPCSQDEYLAMIRGYCAAYGVTAEEDELRAEAIEWQATRGARSGRVAWQFFTDLAGRKGVALG; from the coding sequence ATGGCTCCGGCGCCGCTCGCCGCTCCCGATTTCGACGCCGCCGAGGCTTTTGTCTGGCATGTCGATCCCGACCGGCTGCAACCGGTCGGGCAGGTCAACCGCGTGCCGCTGCGGCTGTTGCTGGGCATCGACCGCACCCGCGATACGCTGTTGCAGAACACCGCCCAGTTCGCCCGTGGCATGCCCGCGAACAACGCCCTGCTCTGGGGTGCGCGTGGGATGGGAAAATCGAGCCTTGTCAAAGCAGTATGCGCCGAAATTCGCGCACAGGGTGAAGATCTGAAGCTGGTCGAGCTGCAGCGCGAGGATCTGGGCTCGGTGGCGCGGCTGCTGACCCTGCTGCGCGCCTCCGACAAGCGGTTTGTGCTGTTCTGCGACGACCTGTCGTTCTCCCATGACGACCAGCATTACAAGAGCTTGAAGGCCGTTCTTGACGGCGGGATCGAAGGCCGCCCGGACAATGTGCTGTTCTACGCCACCTCCAACCGCCGCCACCTGATGCCGCGCGACATGATCGAGAACGAGCGCAGCTCTGCGATCAACCCCTCCGAGGCGGTCGAGGAGAAGGTTTCGCTCTCCGACCGGTTCGGGCTCTGGCTGGGCTTCCACCCCTGTTCGCAGGACGAATATCTCGCGATGATCCGGGGCTATTGCGCCGCCTATGGCGTCACGGCGGAGGAAGACGAGCTGCGCGCCGAGGCCATCGAATGGCAGGCGACGCGCGGCGCGCGCTCGGGCCGCGTCGCCTGGCAGTTCTTCACCGATCTGGCGGGCCGCAAGGGCGTGGCGCTGGGGTGA
- a CDS encoding LysM peptidoglycan-binding domain-containing M23 family metallopeptidase, which produces MDSRSLPLRFGAPLAFAAALGACSGPFDYDMRGRMGGQVDTSQAALAAVTERPQPDDRGIISYPNYQVAVARRGDTATDLANRIGLPAGELARYNGIQPDDRLRDGEIIALPRRVSEPSPATGAAATGPIRPAEVDITTLAGNAIESAPATPAQTQQQPEVRMQSGVEPIRHKVARGETAFTIARLYNVTPRSLAEWNALDSDYSLREGQYLLIPVVEKPAASPSDSAVTPPPGTGSQTPQPPSASQPLPQDEPSVAESAAAAATATEEPVADIGQSQSAQSSSSSAKMSMPVNGSIIREYAKGKNEGIDISASAGTTVKAAASGTVAAITTNTDNVQILVIRHPDEVLSIYTHVDQLSVQKGDAVSRGQSIGKVRAGDPSFLHFEVRKGFDSVDPMTYLR; this is translated from the coding sequence ATGGACAGCAGATCCCTCCCCCTTCGCTTTGGCGCGCCGCTGGCCTTCGCCGCCGCGCTCGGCGCTTGCTCGGGACCGTTCGACTATGACATGCGCGGCCGCATGGGCGGCCAGGTCGATACCAGCCAGGCGGCACTGGCGGCGGTGACGGAGCGCCCGCAGCCCGACGATCGCGGTATCATCTCCTATCCGAATTATCAGGTCGCGGTGGCGCGGCGCGGCGATACCGCCACCGACCTGGCCAACCGCATCGGTCTGCCCGCCGGCGAGCTTGCCCGCTACAACGGCATCCAGCCCGACGACCGGCTGCGTGATGGCGAGATCATCGCCCTGCCCCGCCGCGTCTCGGAACCCTCGCCCGCCACAGGCGCTGCGGCCACAGGCCCGATCCGCCCGGCAGAGGTCGATATCACCACGCTCGCCGGCAATGCCATCGAGAGCGCCCCGGCCACCCCTGCACAGACACAGCAGCAGCCAGAGGTGCGCATGCAAAGCGGCGTTGAGCCCATCCGCCACAAGGTGGCGCGCGGCGAAACCGCCTTTACCATCGCCCGGCTCTACAATGTCACCCCGCGTTCGCTGGCCGAGTGGAACGCGCTCGACAGCGACTACTCCCTGCGGGAAGGTCAGTATCTGCTGATCCCGGTGGTGGAGAAACCCGCCGCCAGCCCCAGCGACTCCGCCGTCACACCGCCGCCGGGCACCGGCTCGCAGACGCCCCAGCCGCCCTCGGCCTCGCAGCCGCTGCCGCAGGACGAGCCTTCGGTCGCCGAAAGCGCCGCCGCCGCGGCAACCGCGACGGAGGAGCCCGTGGCCGATATCGGTCAGAGCCAGAGCGCGCAGAGCAGCAGCTCTTCGGCAAAGATGTCCATGCCGGTCAATGGCAGCATCATCCGCGAATATGCCAAGGGCAAGAACGAGGGGATCGACATCTCGGCCTCTGCCGGCACCACCGTCAAGGCCGCCGCCAGCGGCACCGTGGCGGCGATCACCACCAATACCGACAATGTGCAGATCCTGGTGATCCGCCATCCCGACGAGGTGCTGTCGATCTACACCCATGTGGATCAGCTCAGCGTCCAGAAGGGCGATGCGGTGAGCCGTGGCCAGAGCATCGGCAAGGTGCGCGCGGGCGACCCGAGCTTCCTGCATTTCGAGGTGCGCAAGGGCTTCGACAGCGTCGACCCGATGACCTATCTGCGCTGA
- a CDS encoding protein-L-isoaspartate(D-aspartate) O-methyltransferase, which translates to MSFDADAKMQFLFALRSHGVTERPVLQAMEKIDRGAFVKGYFTERAYEDMPLPIPCGQTISQPSVVGLMTQALKLSGREKVLEIGTGSGYQAAILSQLARRVYTVDRHRRLVAEARAVFEALDLANITAFTADGSFGLPDQAPFDRILVTAAAEDPPSPLLAQLRIGGIMVLPVGQSDAVQHLIRVTRTEEGYDYDELRPVRFVPLVEGLAKDS; encoded by the coding sequence ATGAGCTTTGACGCCGACGCCAAGATGCAGTTCCTCTTCGCGCTCCGCTCGCACGGGGTGACCGAGCGGCCCGTGCTTCAGGCGATGGAAAAGATCGACCGTGGCGCCTTCGTCAAAGGCTATTTCACCGAACGCGCCTATGAGGACATGCCGCTGCCGATCCCCTGCGGCCAGACCATCTCGCAACCCTCGGTGGTGGGCCTGATGACCCAGGCGCTGAAACTGAGCGGGCGCGAGAAGGTGCTCGAGATCGGCACCGGCTCGGGCTATCAGGCGGCGATCCTCAGCCAGCTCGCCCGCCGCGTCTATACCGTCGACCGCCACCGCCGGCTGGTGGCCGAGGCGCGCGCGGTGTTCGAGGCGCTGGATCTGGCAAACATCACCGCCTTTACCGCCGATGGCAGCTTCGGCCTGCCCGATCAGGCGCCGTTCGACCGGATTCTGGTCACCGCCGCCGCCGAGGATCCGCCCAGCCCGCTCTTGGCCCAGCTGCGGATTGGCGGTATCATGGTGCTGCCGGTGGGGCAGTCCGACGCCGTTCAGCATCTCATCCGTGTCACGCGCACGGAAGAAGGCTATGACTACGATGAGCTGCGCCCCGTGCGCTTCGTACCGCTGGTGGAAGGTCTGGCCAAGGACAGCTAG
- the surE gene encoding 5'/3'-nucleotidase SurE translates to MRILITNDDGINAPGLKVLEGIAAEIAGPEGEVWTVAPAFEQSGVAHCISYTHPMMIVEMGPRRWAAEGSPADCVLAGIHDVMKDARPDLVLSGVNRGNNSAENALYSGTLGGALEASLQGIPAVALSQYLGPETRGLENPFEAAATHGAGVLRRILAAQDEAQPGYRLFWNVNFPPVPADRVRETRLVPQGKRQGTGFTTEPHLSPSGRRFLWIRGGDQRAEASAGSDADVNLAGHISVTPMRADFTAHDTLSALKDSFA, encoded by the coding sequence ATGCGCATTCTCATCACCAATGACGACGGCATCAACGCCCCCGGGCTGAAGGTGCTCGAAGGCATCGCCGCCGAGATCGCCGGCCCGGAGGGTGAGGTCTGGACCGTGGCACCCGCTTTCGAGCAGTCCGGCGTCGCGCATTGCATCAGCTACACCCACCCGATGATGATCGTCGAGATGGGGCCGCGCCGCTGGGCCGCCGAGGGCAGCCCCGCCGATTGCGTGCTCGCCGGCATCCATGACGTGATGAAGGACGCGCGCCCCGACCTGGTGCTCTCCGGGGTCAACCGGGGCAACAACTCCGCCGAGAACGCGCTCTATTCCGGCACGCTGGGCGGCGCGCTCGAAGCCTCGCTCCAGGGCATCCCCGCCGTCGCGCTGTCGCAATATCTCGGGCCCGAGACGCGCGGGCTGGAGAACCCGTTCGAGGCGGCGGCCACCCATGGCGCCGGCGTCCTGCGCAGGATCCTCGCCGCGCAGGACGAGGCGCAGCCCGGCTATCGTCTCTTCTGGAACGTGAATTTCCCGCCCGTCCCCGCCGACCGCGTGCGGGAGACCCGCCTCGTGCCGCAGGGCAAGCGGCAGGGCACGGGCTTTACCACCGAGCCGCACCTGTCGCCCTCGGGCCGCCGCTTCCTGTGGATCCGTGGCGGCGACCAGCGCGCCGAAGCCTCCGCCGGCAGCGATGCGGATGTCAATCTCGCCGGCCATATCTCGGTGACGCCGATGCGCGCCGATTTCACCGCCCACGACACCCTGTCCGCGCTGAAGGACAGCTTCGCATGA
- a CDS encoding SDR family oxidoreductase yields the protein MTDQIAIVTGASRGLGFALAEALAPAYHIVAVARTVGGLEDLDDRIKARGGDATLAPMDITKPEAMAQLCRAVYDRWGGAALWVHTAIHAAPLAPASHMDVKDWERSVATNLTPMGYLIPYMAPLLGEHGQALFFEDEHAGEKFYAHYGTTKSAQIALARSWQAESVKTGPRVQILAPQPMNTTTRMRFHPGEDKAALATPYAEAARLLAEAGLA from the coding sequence ATGACCGATCAGATCGCCATCGTTACCGGAGCCTCGCGCGGCCTGGGCTTCGCCCTCGCCGAGGCGCTCGCGCCCGCCTATCACATCGTTGCCGTCGCCCGCACCGTGGGCGGGCTCGAGGATCTCGACGACCGCATCAAGGCCAGGGGCGGCGACGCCACGCTGGCACCGATGGACATCACCAAACCCGAGGCCATGGCGCAGCTCTGCCGCGCGGTCTATGACCGCTGGGGCGGTGCCGCGCTCTGGGTGCACACGGCGATCCACGCAGCCCCGCTGGCCCCCGCCAGCCATATGGATGTGAAGGACTGGGAGCGGTCGGTCGCCACCAACCTCACCCCTATGGGCTATCTCATCCCCTATATGGCGCCGCTGCTGGGCGAGCATGGCCAGGCACTGTTCTTCGAGGACGAGCACGCGGGCGAGAAATTCTATGCCCATTACGGCACCACCAAATCCGCCCAGATCGCGCTGGCGCGCAGCTGGCAGGCGGAAAGCGTCAAGACCGGCCCGCGCGTGCAGATCCTCGCGCCGCAGCCGATGAACACCACCACCCGCATGCGCTTTCACCCCGGCGAGGACAAGGCGGCGCTGGCCACGCCCTATGCCGAGGCCGCCCGCCTGCTCGCCGAGGCCGGGCTCGCCTGA
- a CDS encoding amidophosphoribosyltransferase: protein MAQAQTPQAVAQSATTSARIPNRGPLLLGTFGKDSAPEALIRLPGGRTETVSVGDRVAGLRVVAIDTGRIALARGSKAAWLELPGTR from the coding sequence ATGGCACAGGCACAAACCCCTCAGGCCGTCGCGCAAAGCGCGACCACCTCCGCCCGCATCCCCAATCGCGGCCCGCTGCTGCTGGGCACCTTCGGCAAGGACAGCGCCCCCGAAGCGCTGATCCGCCTGCCCGGCGGGCGCACCGAGACCGTCAGCGTCGGCGACCGCGTGGCCGGTCTGCGGGTCGTCGCCATCGACACCGGACGCATCGCGCTGGCACGGGGCAGCAAGGCCGCCTGGCTGGAGCTGCCGGGCACGCGTTGA
- a CDS encoding DUF2199 domain-containing protein, which translates to MNLLWLDGRWRRFNNARRACPCCGKTFSGVFDISMDHPDIWPHGNRLERGVEAMKVGNDFLTPDVCCCGDDHLVRCVLPLPIRFSEQVFHFGVWGSLSQESFQRYLEEETSAGTFTGAFSWLSNALPTFDTDAPVPCDMIPQGGRLRPRLEAHEGPIAAVQKTGISFDRLLDIYAATGQDIRPHL; encoded by the coding sequence ATGAACTTGCTTTGGCTGGACGGACGCTGGCGGCGCTTCAACAATGCCCGCCGCGCCTGCCCATGCTGCGGAAAGACGTTTTCCGGCGTCTTCGACATCTCCATGGACCACCCCGACATTTGGCCGCATGGCAACCGCCTGGAGCGAGGCGTCGAAGCCATGAAGGTTGGCAACGACTTCCTGACCCCGGACGTCTGCTGCTGTGGAGATGACCACCTTGTCCGATGCGTTCTTCCACTACCGATCCGTTTTAGCGAGCAGGTGTTCCACTTTGGTGTCTGGGGCAGCCTGTCGCAAGAGTCTTTCCAGAGATATCTTGAAGAAGAAACCTCTGCCGGTACATTCACCGGAGCCTTTTCCTGGCTTTCCAACGCACTGCCAACCTTCGACACCGACGCCCCCGTGCCCTGTGATATGATCCCGCAAGGCGGCAGGTTGCGTCCCCGACTTGAAGCTCATGAGGGACCGATTGCCGCCGTTCAGAAGACGGGGATCTCTTTCGACCGCCTTCTCGATATCTATGCGGCTACTGGGCAAGATATCAGACCGCACCTCTAA
- the purF gene encoding amidophosphoribosyltransferase, producing MPPAHPFDFDAIEGDKLHEECGIFGVIGVTDAANFVALGLHALQHRGQEAGGIVSYAPGEGFNSARRFGYVRDNFTKQSLMETLPGALAIGHVRYSTAGSKGAAIRDVQPFFGEFSMGGAAIAHNGNITNAEALRRELIERGSIFQSSSDSECIIHLMARSLQRDIPSRMEDALRRVEGAFSVVAMTRTKLIGVRDALGVRPLVLGKIGDGWCLSSETCALDIIGAEYVREIEPGEMVVITDEGVESTRPFRSRKSRFCIFEHVYFSRPDSIIGGRSVYETRRQIGVELAREAPVEADLVCPVPDSGTPAAIGYAHESGIPYGMGIIRNQYMGRTFIEPTEQIRNMGVRLKLNVNRALIKGKRVILVDDSVVRGTTSRKIKEMILDAGAAEVHFRIASPPTAWPCFYGVDTPQREKLLAATMSEDEMCEHLGVDSLKFISLDGLYRAAGEAEGRNDKAPQYCDACFSGEYPVEPADMIEKGFKLKTAAE from the coding sequence ATGCCACCCGCCCATCCCTTCGATTTCGACGCAATCGAGGGGGACAAGCTGCATGAAGAATGCGGGATCTTCGGTGTCATCGGTGTGACCGATGCGGCGAATTTCGTGGCCCTCGGGCTGCACGCGCTGCAACATCGCGGCCAGGAGGCCGGCGGCATCGTCTCCTACGCGCCCGGCGAGGGGTTCAACTCCGCCCGCCGCTTCGGCTATGTGCGCGACAATTTCACCAAGCAGTCGCTGATGGAAACCCTGCCCGGGGCGCTGGCCATCGGCCATGTGCGCTATTCCACCGCCGGCTCCAAGGGCGCCGCGATCCGCGACGTGCAGCCCTTCTTCGGCGAGTTCTCCATGGGCGGCGCGGCGATTGCCCATAACGGCAATATCACCAATGCCGAGGCGCTGCGCCGCGAGCTAATCGAGCGCGGCTCGATCTTCCAGAGCTCTTCGGACAGCGAATGCATCATCCATCTGATGGCGCGGAGCCTTCAGCGCGATATCCCCTCGCGCATGGAAGACGCGCTGCGCCGCGTCGAGGGGGCGTTTTCCGTCGTCGCCATGACCCGCACCAAGCTGATCGGCGTGCGTGACGCGCTCGGCGTGCGTCCGCTGGTGCTGGGCAAGATCGGCGACGGCTGGTGCCTGAGCTCGGAGACCTGCGCACTTGACATCATCGGCGCCGAATATGTGCGCGAGATCGAGCCGGGCGAGATGGTGGTGATCACCGATGAGGGCGTCGAAAGCACCCGCCCCTTCCGCAGCCGCAAATCGCGCTTCTGCATCTTCGAACATGTCTATTTCTCGCGCCCCGATTCGATCATCGGCGGCCGCTCGGTCTATGAGACGCGCCGCCAGATCGGTGTGGAGCTGGCCCGCGAGGCGCCGGTGGAGGCGGATCTGGTCTGCCCGGTGCCCGACAGCGGCACGCCGGCCGCCATCGGCTATGCGCATGAGAGCGGCATCCCCTATGGCATGGGGATCATCCGCAACCAGTATATGGGCCGCACCTTCATCGAGCCCACCGAGCAGATCCGCAACATGGGCGTTCGGCTCAAGCTCAACGTCAACCGCGCGCTGATCAAGGGCAAGCGGGTCATTCTGGTCGACGATTCGGTGGTGCGCGGCACCACCTCGCGCAAGATCAAGGAAATGATCCTCGATGCCGGCGCGGCAGAGGTGCATTTCCGCATCGCCTCGCCGCCCACCGCCTGGCCGTGTTTCTACGGCGTCGATACGCCGCAGCGCGAGAAGCTGCTGGCGGCAACCATGTCCGAGGACGAGATGTGCGAGCATCTCGGCGTCGACTCGCTGAAATTCATCTCGCTCGACGGGCTCTACCGCGCCGCCGGCGAGGCCGAGGGCCGCAACGACAAGGCGCCACAATATTGCGACGCCTGCTTCTCGGGCGAATACCCGGTGGAGCCGGCGGACATGATCGAGAAGGGCTTCAAGCTCAAGACCGCTGCGGAATGA
- a CDS encoding CvpA family protein, with product MEGFTIVDGVVAVVIVLSALLAYSRGIVRETLAIAGWVAAAFLAYVFAPQVQPLVKEVPVIGEFLTDSCELSLIAAFAAVLALALVVISLFTPVFSSLVQRSALGGLDQGLGFLFGVARGILLVAIAFFVYDTVITAQDIAMIDDSRSAAVFSRFTDRIEEQNPEQALGWITRQYEQLVSVCQAPAGNDA from the coding sequence ATGGAAGGTTTCACTATAGTGGACGGCGTGGTGGCCGTGGTCATCGTGCTCTCGGCGCTGCTGGCCTATTCGCGCGGCATCGTGCGCGAGACGCTGGCCATCGCCGGCTGGGTCGCGGCGGCGTTTCTGGCCTATGTCTTCGCACCGCAGGTACAGCCGCTGGTCAAGGAAGTGCCGGTGATCGGCGAGTTCCTCACCGACAGCTGCGAGCTGTCGCTGATCGCCGCCTTTGCCGCGGTGCTGGCGCTGGCGCTGGTGGTGATCTCGCTCTTCACGCCGGTCTTTTCCAGCCTGGTGCAGCGCTCGGCGCTCGGCGGGCTTGACCAGGGCCTGGGCTTTCTCTTCGGCGTGGCGCGGGGCATCCTGCTCGTCGCCATCGCGTTTTTCGTCTACGACACGGTGATCACCGCGCAGGATATCGCGATGATCGACGATTCCCGCTCGGCGGCGGTGTTCTCGCGCTTCACCGACCGGATCGAAGAGCAGAATCCCGAACAGGCGCTCGGCTGGATCACCCGGCAATACGAGCAGCTCGTCTCGGTCTGCCAGGCCCCCGCCGGCAACGACGCCTGA
- the radA gene encoding DNA repair protein RadA, translating to MARASSNFVCQSCGNSTSKWSGRCEACGEWNTIVEEAPLSDGPAGKTLGQAKGRAAKLTDLSHPEAPPPRTACGIGELDRVLGGGLVPGSAILVGGDPGIGKSTLLLQAAAAFANAGLKVIYASGEEASAQVRMRAQRLDLAQAPVKLAAETNLRDILTTLEQEKPALAIVDSIQTMWADNVGSAPGSVGQVRAAAHELTSFAKKRNTSVIMVGHVTKDGQIAGPRVVEHMVDTVLYFEGERGHQFRILRSVKNRFGPADEIGVFEMTGAGLSEVGNPSALFLSERGTPAPGSVVFSGIEGTRPVLVEFQALVAPSPHSQPRRTVVGWDGGRLAMILAVLEARCGIPFAGLDVYLNVAGGMKVGEPAADLAVAAALLSAREDVALPPETVVFGEISLSGALRPVGQTENRLKEAQKLGFSTAILPKGGKAKSGDMTLTEMADLASVVGEVFGAG from the coding sequence ATGGCGCGCGCATCCTCGAATTTCGTCTGTCAGTCCTGCGGCAACAGCACTTCGAAATGGTCGGGGCGCTGCGAGGCCTGCGGCGAGTGGAACACCATCGTCGAAGAGGCGCCCCTCTCGGACGGGCCCGCGGGCAAGACGCTGGGCCAAGCCAAAGGCCGCGCCGCCAAGCTCACCGATCTCAGCCATCCCGAGGCCCCGCCGCCGCGCACCGCCTGCGGCATCGGCGAGCTCGACCGGGTGCTGGGCGGCGGGCTGGTGCCGGGCTCCGCCATCCTTGTGGGCGGCGATCCCGGCATCGGCAAATCGACGCTGCTGTTGCAGGCGGCGGCGGCCTTTGCCAATGCCGGGCTCAAGGTGATCTATGCCAGCGGCGAAGAGGCCAGCGCCCAGGTGCGCATGCGCGCACAGCGGCTGGATCTGGCACAGGCGCCCGTGAAACTCGCCGCCGAGACCAATCTGCGCGACATCCTCACCACGCTGGAGCAGGAAAAGCCGGCGCTCGCCATCGTCGATTCGATCCAGACCATGTGGGCGGACAATGTGGGCTCTGCCCCCGGCTCGGTGGGACAGGTGCGCGCCGCCGCCCATGAGCTGACGAGCTTTGCGAAAAAACGGAATACATCGGTGATCATGGTGGGCCATGTCACCAAGGACGGCCAGATCGCCGGCCCCCGCGTGGTCGAGCACATGGTCGACACGGTGCTCTATTTCGAAGGCGAGCGCGGCCATCAGTTCCGCATTCTGCGCTCGGTCAAGAACCGCTTCGGCCCCGCCGACGAGATCGGCGTCTTCGAGATGACCGGCGCGGGGCTGTCGGAGGTCGGCAACCCCTCGGCGCTGTTCCTGTCGGAGCGCGGCACGCCCGCCCCGGGCTCGGTGGTGTTTTCCGGCATCGAGGGCACGCGCCCGGTGCTGGTGGAATTTCAGGCGCTTGTCGCCCCCTCGCCGCATTCGCAGCCGCGCCGCACGGTGGTGGGCTGGGACGGCGGGCGGCTGGCGATGATCCTCGCAGTGCTGGAGGCGCGCTGCGGCATCCCCTTTGCCGGGCTCGACGTCTACCTCAATGTCGCCGGCGGCATGAAGGTCGGCGAGCCGGCGGCGGATCTGGCGGTGGCGGCGGCGCTCTTGTCGGCGCGCGAGGATGTGGCCTTGCCGCCGGAAACCGTGGTATTCGGCGAAATCAGCCTCTCCGGCGCGCTGCGCCCGGTGGGCCAGACCGAAAACCGGTTGAAAGAGGCGCAAAAACTTGGTTTCTCCACGGCCATTCTCCCGAAGGGTGGAAAGGCCAAGAGTGGCGACATGACGCTCACCGAAATGGCCGATCTGGCCAGCGTGGTGGGCGAGGTATTCGGCGCCGGCTGA
- a CDS encoding DNA repair protein — MITHLRATGQLVQFLMQRLALMAILSLALGLSAYTAACALGYAPWLTLPLQFGDTLLPEAGIYVQLGLTALACGLLFFLPANARMMALETSHRRFHIGMKDVARAYAAAHRADRDGVFTMGSEFDSVRERIAFLRDHPDLADLEPSVLEVAAQMSHISRELAQVYSDSNVQRARDFLTARQQEIEDFNTRLEEAKRIATEMRQWHMRVELEEDVAEAQLARLCEELEEILPEIVPEAAKAEPEAEEPSGWVSNRDFEESDAEPRDDRIVAMLSRRAAE; from the coding sequence ATGATCACGCATCTGCGCGCGACGGGTCAGCTCGTGCAATTTCTCATGCAGCGCCTGGCCCTCATGGCGATTCTGTCACTGGCACTGGGGCTTTCCGCCTATACCGCCGCCTGCGCGCTGGGATATGCGCCATGGCTCACCCTGCCGCTGCAATTCGGCGACACGCTGCTGCCCGAGGCGGGCATCTATGTGCAGCTCGGCCTCACGGCGCTGGCCTGCGGGCTGCTGTTCTTCCTGCCCGCCAATGCCCGCATGATGGCGCTGGAGACCTCGCATCGGCGTTTTCATATCGGCATGAAGGATGTGGCCCGCGCCTATGCCGCGGCCCACCGCGCCGACCGCGACGGCGTCTTCACCATGGGCTCGGAATTCGACTCGGTGCGCGAGCGCATCGCCTTCCTGCGCGATCACCCCGATCTCGCCGATCTCGAACCCTCGGTGCTCGAGGTGGCGGCGCAGATGAGCCATATCTCGCGCGAGCTGGCGCAGGTCTATTCCGACAGCAACGTGCAGCGGGCGCGCGATTTCCTGACCGCACGGCAGCAGGAGATCGAGGATTTCAACACCAGGCTCGAAGAGGCCAAGCGCATCGCCACCGAAATGCGGCAATGGCATATGCGCGTCGAGCTCGAGGAGGACGTGGCCGAGGCGCAGCTCGCCCGGCTCTGCGAGGAGCTGGAGGAAATCCTGCCCGAGATCGTTCCCGAAGCGGCAAAGGCCGAACCCGAAGCGGAGGAGCCCTCAGGCTGGGTCAGCAACCGCGATTTCGAGGAGAGCGACGCTGAACCCCGGGACGACCGCATCGTCGCCATGCTCTCGCGCCGGGCGGCGGAATAG
- a CDS encoding paraquat-inducible protein A, translating into MLKAANLALLLLYPVAWSAPLLRAGLLPLFGMEEISVLTGLRALWQSDLLLALLVAFFALAAPWLKTLALSLIQFGLLDRRALPAVTLLGKLAMADIFLIALYITLAKGIGVGRIETAWGLYLFTTCILASLAISLIEARRGH; encoded by the coding sequence ATGCTGAAAGCCGCCAATCTCGCCCTGCTGCTGCTCTACCCGGTCGCCTGGTCGGCGCCGCTGCTGCGCGCGGGGCTGCTGCCGCTCTTCGGCATGGAGGAGATCAGCGTGCTCACCGGGCTCCGGGCACTCTGGCAGAGCGATCTGCTGCTCGCCCTGCTGGTGGCGTTCTTCGCCCTCGCCGCGCCCTGGCTCAAGACGCTGGCGCTGAGCCTGATACAGTTCGGCCTGCTCGACCGCCGCGCGCTGCCGGCGGTGACGCTGCTCGGCAAGCTCGCCATGGCCGATATCTTCCTCATCGCGCTCTATATCACACTGGCGAAGGGCATCGGCGTCGGCCGGATCGAGACCGCCTGGGGGCTATACCTCTTCACCACTTGCATTCTCGCCTCGCTGGCGATCTCGCTCATCGAGGCGCGGCGCGGGCATTGA